The genomic interval CCCGTTTACCTGTGCGACACAGACCCAAAAAGCAGACAATAAATCAATAATCAAGCCGCCGCCGAGAGAGGGAGATGGGTTGCTGGACGGACGGATGGATGGATAGCTGTATGGATGGACGGATTGGTACGGAATCGGATTCAGAATCAACTGGGATCGAGAAGAGGCGAGTCTGGGGCCTTATCATCATTATTCAAAGCGAGCCACCAACGCCGCCGACACATTGAAATGGGtatagaaaaataataataataataacgagAACAACAAACAGAGACCGagggaaaacaaaacagaacCAAATCGAACAAAACGAGTTCCTAGAGTTTCTAAAAAGCCATAAAACGACGACGagttttgatttgattttcgaGATCCAATCGACTGGCATAGAACACATGTACACGGGTATgtaaaaaatacatttcaatTCACACTCAGCCCAGCCGACTGGGGTTCCATTAAAAAAACCTCCAGCCCAGACGGACCAAACACAAAAATGCGTGGATGCTGTGGGAGAGAGTTGGACAGAGCACATATTCTGGACGGAAACCTCGACGGAGGCAGCAACTCGTCATCGGTCATATCAGGTTCGGGGATTCGGGTTCCACAGGGCGAGAAAATATTAGaccaaattattattaattattaaatatttaaatgtcaATAATTTAACGAAACTGCAAACTTTTATTTTCAAGAACTGATTATGGCCTTATCATAATTTTatcatatttaatatattttagatTTATTATAATTAGATACCCCGTTAATTGTAGCAAGCATTCCTTTggtatacattttttaaaatttttctttgttaattttttctcgcagtgcagaAAGAAATAGCAGTGCGACCGAGTCCAGTGGCAGCCCACGCCCGCGTTATGATTTTGTGGCCATTTTATAACTAACAGCATTCCAGCGGCGCCGACAACTGAGCCCAAAGTCCCCAGTTCAGTTCAAGTCCCCATCCACGGATCCCATCCCAGTTTTAAGACCCCAACCCCAAAAGGGCCGGGCCACACACATCGATGGTTTAGctgatgacgacgatgatgaccACCGCTCTGTGCCGCAGGGAGGAGTTGGGGGCCAAGTGCATTGGAAACGCCGTCTGGTGACAGAAGCGGCAACGGGAGCAGAATCCACCATTCGAGAAGGAGGATGTTAAGGACCGATCGGACGATCGAAACCTGTTGGGGTTACGGTACGAATACACCCATTTCCTTTCCCGCTAACTCGACAGTTTTAATACCCTTTAATTAGAGTTCGAAATACACATATTGAAAGTGTGATAGAATAATCAAAAAATCctattttgattaattttaaaataaaagtatTAATTTCCAAATAGGATAATGCGATCTATATGAAATATGAGAAGTCTGGACAAAAGGCATCGAGTCTGCCTTTAAAAGCTGTATGAACAGATTAAGAACGcaataaaacgaaaataaatatttggaaTAGTCGTAAACTTATAATTAGGCAAGTTATTGCAaggaatatatttataatgcGTTGTGAAATGAGTGAGATAAAAGCAAAATGATAAGCTGGCATAGTCAAAACCGCAAGATAAACCCCTTAGATCGTTCGCTTTTAAACATAATTTAGGAGCTTATCAAAATTGGATTTTTATCGCAGCTCTTCTAGCGGGGAAGATAAAGTTTCATGTTCGCACGAGGAGTATTTACAAATTGGTCTCGATGATTTCGATTGGTGGGGCGTAAGTATGTGTATCTGCGTATCTAAGTATCTGGGTAACATTTCCTTGAACTGCCGCCGGGGAGAAGATACATATCTATCTACAGATAGTCCGCGCCCCACATTCCACACGTGGCCCCATCCGCTTATCACCAACCACTGGGTGCACCAGATAcaatttgtatctgtatctgcggtCGACTTTGCTGTTGCTTTATGGCCTCTTTCCAATTGTCTGCAGGTCCACACTGCGGCTCACATGTTTTGTATAATTATCGTGGTTAATGTCTCCGCGCTGGCTGGCTGATAAAACCTTTTATCAGTTTTGGTTTTCTTGTTTCgtttcgctttttgttttttttttttttgtgctttgtttttgtgtgAGTTGTGTGCTATTTGCCTTTTAATTAAGTTGAACAAAAAATATTGTCAACGCATTCTTTAACGTGGCAACAATTTCAGCCCATTTTGACCTTGAGCCGAGTAACGGCAAATAGCAGCCAAACGCGATCAGTCCAAAAGATACACTGTATCTGCGGCGAATCAACTTTCAACGCAACTCAGTCTCTTGAAAATGAAAGTCGGAATATtttgcaaacaaaaatttagTTATAATGGCTGCTCAAACTGCAGTGCGGCTCAAAACAAAGTTATTACGGCCTAAGCTTTGTTTGCCTTTCTGGCTCATGGCAAAAAACCCACATGGCCAGATCGGCCCCAGATTTGCCCCAGCATCAGTATCTTTTTTTTAactctttttgtttttagccTCAGCATTAGCCCCCAACCACATGGCCAAATTGCAGAGTTGCCGGCCAGGAGTTGCCCAATCTCGGCTAAGATGCTGCATAATTAGCTATAATTTGTGAGCCAAGCAAAGTGAAAGTCCCGACTGAACTCCAAACTCCAGATGGGATCATCTATCGCTCGGCTCCATCTTGGTTTCATCTGCAAAACGGACGAGTTGCCATAGTTGGATGTCAAAGGAGCAACTGCAAATTGCCGGACATGCAGATGAGACATTTTTCGGGAGTCATAACTTTTTCCATTCGAATTGGTAAATTTGCGAAGTAAAATTGGAGTGGTATGAAAACTTAGCCTGTAAGAATAAAAATGATTCTATATTtgcttatatttatatagtatATTAGTATGGTTATTATTGATTTAATTGTTTACTATTTTATTGCATTGTTTAAGTATTTTTCCGGCTTACCAATGAGTATAAAAAGTGGTTGTATGATTTTATAGTTTTATACAAATAATCTAAAAATCGTGCTCTTCGATACatttcaattatatttttgtttgttgttgttaaacTAAAGATTTGCTATTATGGGCCTCTAATAATTTGATTTCGAATTTTATTTTCCTCGGCTATAAAAAAGTGATTTTATATGACCCGCAGACCGAGAAAAGTGAGTGataaacgatgtcaagctcaGATTTTATTGGACTTTTCTAGACCTTTTTTTCCGAACAGCGCGTCATTCGCTTGTGTCCGATCATCGAAAGCCGCATCATTATTATCATTGTCATCGTGGTGATCATTAGAGTGGCACAAGAATGCATTTGCATGTGTCCGGCATCAACagctccatttccatttccaacTGCAGCTCCACAGGCACCAGATGCAGATACAATCATAGGCACAAAACATTTTCCACTCGTGATCGCGGTGCGTCTTTTGAGTTTGTGTGTCAGTTGCATTTACAGCTACGACAAAAAAAGCATTTCAGAGTTTTTCATCTCTATTTTATGATCCAACTAACGGTTTCGGGGCATTTCTCGATGATGAAAACTCTTTCTTCGTCATACAAAGTCAGTCGTCTGTTTCTGGATTTTTAAGAGGGGCCTAGCCGAGAAGTGACTCTGTTTTAAGTACAACAATAAATCGAGACTTAAGGATGGAATGGAAAACcggaggggggaggggggagggAACCACCACCCACGTAACGGGCGAAGACAACTTCATAATTCACTCAAGAAAAGTCTTTTTTCAgtcttttttgttttgttgttcaGCCCAGTACGCCGGcttcaatctcaatctcagcCTACGGATGAATCGCAAAGTACATAAGTAGGTGGCGGCGGGCTATATGGCTATCCATGAGATACTTGGTGCGTATAGGAATTGTGCTCAATTTCCACAGACACACACTGTGACAATCGGGGGCCTTATCAACACAGAAGCATCATCTTGCACAGCATGCTTTTATCTCTCTCTCAGTTTGAGTCGTTTGAGAACAGGCGTTCAGAAGTGGCCAGCAGCTCCATTCCACTCACAGAAATCGGGGGGTACGAACGGCGATTGGAGGCGTTTCGTCTATATGTGTATATaggttttattttcttttctttttttatttttgctggCTGGAAACGCAGCTCTCGGGTTCTCTCGGTTTCTCAACGCTGGGTTCTCGGTTCTGGATTCACCGTTCTCATGGGCAAATGGATGTTTGTGCGCCTCTTTCTCTCCACTTGCCAGCACTTGCCAAATACACGGAAGAGCACGGGGCGAGATGTGCGAAAACTGGAAATGGAGGAGCCGAGTTGCAGCACACAAAAGCCGCAGGGAAACCCAaactcacacacgcacaccgaACCATTTTTAAGCCAAAGGAAGTCCAGGAATGAAGGAATCAGGCTGAGATTCAGGGAACGCCGGAAGGAGAAGGGCAGTGCGCTCTGAGACAAGCGCAAATGAATCGAAATGAGGCGAGCTGCAGTCACAGAAGCAGCAGCTAAAGCAGAAGCTCTCACAGGGAAAACTGCTTTTGCAAAATCGGGAAAATAGTAAAGATAATTAACTAAAGAAATGAAACTCTTCAATACTTgcattattttgtttaaaaaagaTCCCAATTAAAACATTATTTTATACCTATCAAGTTGCCTTGTTTTGATGTGGTGCATCATACTCGGTATCCACTGTATCGGGTCGCAGTGTCTCTGTCCCCATATCTGTTTCTCTGTTGCTGTTTCGGTGCTCGGTTTTTAGTCTCGGCCACTTGGCAGCTGTGTGCGCGAACTGAGTTGAGTGTGAGCAGCTTAAAAAGCAGCGGTTGCCCCTCCTCAAACGACCCCCTTTGCCCTGATTTTCCCCGCCCGCTTAGAATTCCAGAAGAGTAGCTTCTAATGCATTGGGGCTGTCGTAATAAGCGCagtttttgtttgaaaaaaaaagcaagaaaattACGACAAATGGTGAGGGGAAATCCGGGGAAAATGAGGAGTCTTCAAGATTGCACTctggaaatatatatatatgtatgtgcatagAAAACCAAGTATATGCATGTGCCTGCATATCTCTGATGGGGGGAATCATTCAAATTTTGTTGAGTTTTCTTTGCGAGCAAAAGTTTTTGCTGCAACTCAGTGACAATGAAGccatcccaaaaaaaaaaaaactctcCAAGTAAGAAGTTTTCCTCGGGTTTTCGGGGACTGGAAGGGGTTTTCAACTTTATCGTGAAAACCCAAAGTATGCACTTAACACAGTTTCATCAACTCAGCGTCTCAACGCTCTTTCTCCGACGAACGCTGAGAATATCGCTcgttttcaataaaaatagCTTAAAATTGTAACAGGCGAACAGCGGAGAAAATGGAGAGAAGTCCGCAGAGAACGCGGAGAAACGGAGAGACAAGTGCCAAATGATGATGCTGGGAAATGGCTCTGCTCAGTTCCCGGTTTtggttttagttttagttCGAGGGGAAGTGCAACGATGACTTGAAAGTTTTTGAGTGTCAAACTTTATACTGTGAAGAGAGGCagtgcactgggagaaaatgTAGTTATTAAGTTATGGAAGATGgttataaaatcaaataaaaaaagtgtaattaaagaaaatttaagATAGGTTAAATGAATAATTATTCTTAAAAAATTGGAATTTGTGAACTTACAGAAATATCGTTTAGCAATTAATTTGTCCTAAATTTATGTTAAAGCGTCTCTTTCTAGTTCTTTATAGATGCATAAGTTTTAAGGAAAGTTTTCTTCATGTTaaattaatgttttttattaatatggTGATTTTGTTCAGTGCACCCCATCCCTTAAACTGGACGAAAATGCAGAGAACTGTGCGACTGGCACTTGCTGCTGCTTTCCTGCTTTCGCGAGCGccgcagatgcagatgcagcaacatcagcaaaaGTAGCAACATCACAGCCGCGGCAacatcgcagcagcagcagcagcagcagaaattCGCATCTTCTGTTGGCACGTTTTTACTTCCGGTTCGTGACGGTGGATGGGTGGGAGCGGGGCTGGCGAGGGGGAGGAAGCGAATTCCGATCCCAGTCGAGTGGTTTGTTTGGCTGCTGCATTTTTTGGAGCGctgcctttgttgttgtcgctgcaCGTTTGCGGTCGTTGGCTTCATCGTCTCGTCGcatttgtttttgcattttgttctGAAGTAACagcggatgctgctgctgctgcttacCCCTCGCCCTCCGCACGCCTCACCCCTTTCAATGCCACAAATCCGTATCTGTAGGTGGagttgcagcagcatcagTAAGCCGTAAGCAGCTGTCGGTGGCTGTGGAAGTCTGAGGATGCTTGCACCACACTCCGCTGAGTCGTTTCAATGGCGTTTCGCAACCGAAAGTGTTGCTCATCGGATTCTAGATGCCAGATTAAGGGAAGTTTTGCAAGCACAAGTACATAAGAGATCAGTTTAGCATCGCATTATTACAGTTTTCAACAACATAATTATCTCATAGCAAAGCTTATGTCCTTTATTCCTCAGATAAGATACTTCAAAACTACAAAGTAACTggaaattttaaaagaaatttgttATGATTAGACTAAAACTACAatttatattcaaaacttAATCTTTCGGTTTGTACCGCTTACATTTGACAATTGGAGCAGCAATAACTTTTTTAAAGTCAATAAAAGAATACTTTACAGTCCTTTTGATTACTGACAACATATCCCCATTAATGGCAAAGTTTTATTACCTTATTCTTGCATCATTCGATATATCCAATCTTTAAACTAATGTCAACGTCAACCAGATTGCCCGCTTGACAATTTTCTTCTCGCCTTCCAgtcgtatacgcaatgttgACAACAGGTCTTAGCTTAGCTTAACTACTCAAGTGCCTGATTAATTGGCAACAAGTGTTTGACTCCTGTCCTGAGTGACTGGCTGAAAAAAGGTCTTGATTCTCACCTCACCTCACCCCAACGCCGCGAGTGCCGATCGTGTTGTTtaacatggcgtatgcgcaatgtgtTTTTTCTCTGCCACGACTTGCAGTTCTTCGGCGAACCAAAAGCGGTGCGGCCAAAACAACAtaattaagtatttatttatttacgaTTTTGGGCAACAACTACAACGATTTGAATGCAACAACTCTGGTGTATTGGCGTTTAGCAGCTTCAATTTCGATTTCAACTTCGACTGTGTTGCCACAATTGCTCATTTTGCTGGCTCTGCTGCTTTGTGGCAACCTTGTGCTAAATTTTCCAAAACGTTGAGCCTCGTTCGTCGCCGTCGTCAGCCAGCAGCCACCAAAATGTACGAAATACAAAACACAAAACCGAAAAGACGAAAACCAAAACcgacaaaaaatacaaaacaaaacacaaaaaaaaaaaaacggaaaagaaaaacaaactcTGTTGCAACTctgtgcagcagcaacaattgaAGCTGGCGATAAATGTCAGTCAAAGctccggccacgccccctccccCAAGCCGCCCCTCGATTGGCTGACGCATAACTGGAAAAGCTGCAGCACAGTCACAGTCACACTCGCAGCCAGATTTTCCACTGCGATCGCATTATTTATGCTTATGAGCCAATGTATCTATCGGATACAGATGACGCTGCCACCGCCGTTGACTCGCTTTATTAATTTCAAACGGCTCGTGAGATTGACACCATTTTCCGAGGCAATGATGACGACACCGCGGGGCCTTCAGAATAAGTAGTTTACGGATTGCCTGGCAGGGTGCTGAAAGAACTATGCAAATTAAATCACGTAATCATCGGAATAGCTTTTCGACTTTGCCATATAGAGTTTGGCATTTCCATAAGCAAGGTGTGCTTTAAACTGCAATAGGAAAATTCGAGATAATTTCATGTCCTTTCCATTTCAAGGTATGTGCTCAATTAGTTGGGTATTCCTTTGGATGTCTGGTAATAACTTTTTTAAATAGGCCAACCAACCGATTGTATGAATGACTTAAGCAGTAAAATTTTCTGCGAATCATCGAACAAGTCCGGGTCCCAACTGTATTATCTTTTTAATTTGGTAGTTATGTAGCTCAGCCGATGGCCATGCACTTGGCATATGAAAAGCTCCAATTAACGCATTGAGAAATCAGAGGAAAAACAACGAAGAAATTTTGAAAGAAAATCTCGAATACAAAGATAGCAATACCCTCTTTGGGGAAAATTCAAAGTCTTTCAGAGCGTCAAATCGCAATGGCTATAGATTCGAACTTCACCTTACGGAAAGTGTAAGCTGGTGGTAACGTTGCGGTAGGaaattactttaatttgttgATCCCCATTGTTGCTGCGGCTTCAGATGAAACTTGGCTAACTGAATGAGTAAATGAGTGGATGAGTGAGTGACTggactggctgactgactgactgctTGACTGGCGGCCACATGTTTTCACATGATTTCCACACGACGGACAGGTGAAAAGCAAGGTAAAAGAAAACCAAGTACAAGACCAAGACCAAATCGAGACACCAAAGATTCACTGGAGCAAGAAAAAGAAACCGGGCggcaggcaaaaaaaaaacgagaaaaatGGAACCCAAAGGGAATGTTTGGTGGAAAAGTGTTGACTGGGCTGCGGGTTAAGAAGAGTCAAGCCCAAGATTTGACGCGCTGTCTGGGCAATTCCTATAGCCAAAGAATAAGGAGGCATCTGAAAGATATAGCTACGGGCGGGGATTTTCCTCTTCGGTTTCCTCCCCAGGGGCTCCAGACAATTGATCTATCACATTGAAATTGTTGCGTTGAGTGGAGCTTgtcttggttttgttttggcaTCAAAAGGGGTTCTTTTGCTTCCTTCTTTTCTCGGTTTAATTGTTtctcaaaaatgcaaatttgaataattatgaGTAGGGGGCATACAGCGGTTTTGATGGCTGACAACTGATTTGTGTTGACTTAGAGTAGCGACCTTCTATGGATGACGGAATAATAGAAGTGGGCATCAACAATGGATAGCAAAAGAGGAATAAGTTGGAATTAAACGGAATTAATTTGGGATTTTGTTGAATGGGATTTTATGATAATGTAGGATGGAAAACAACGGATTAATACAATACAATTTAAGAAAAAAGTAACATGGCAAAACTTATCCTTACTTAGGATAGGATGGCTATACAATGATATGGTAAACTATctaaatttgaataaaataaatatgaataaaaaaaaagcctTTACATTTGACTAACGAGTAACCAACGTAGTTGATACTAATGTGAAGTAGAATCAAATTCCTTAAgaaaaatgccataaatttaattagtaGTTCTTCCCACCTTTTATCCCATCATAGCCTGGGAACCTTTTCGCCTTTAGCTTCAGCTCTCGAGTGCCTCAAGGTCATTTGCGAGCGTTGCTGCGGAGTCCATAAATATGCATGTCTGATATGTCGGCATATTACAATACTTATCGCGTACCCAACAGAACCCGCCCTAGCACCTACACATAACCACTATGAACAGTGTGTatcacatatatgtatgcagtATGTACGAGTTTGAATCTCTATCTCAATCTGAGTGCAGAGACGAGTGTATAGTTCATTGCTCCCCTTTAGGGCGAGGGAATCTTAGGAAAACGGGGATTTTAGGGGGATGAGCGACAAGCGGCGACTTTTGGGCGACTGCAAGACGCACATAAACATCGAAAGATACTTTACAAAAATACCCACAATTGTCCTAAGAATAATAtgattataataataactattCCTAGGCTACCTAATGAACATGTTCTTTAAATAAAGAACTTAACACAAATCGATGAGAATTAGtatctttaaaataaaataagtctttaaaatatgtatgttATGGTTTTTTGAATGAAAAACATACTAATCTTTATCATTTTTTAACCTCACTActaaaattttgcaaatataaCTACTATAACCATgtgtaaaatcccaaataagaagactttactcgttgagtttttgtaagaaactggttttatttggaaatatcttcggtttagataggtgacatgagaatcgcatcttaaagtaaatggcctacgcagaggcctaagtaaatagtccccgccttatcgaggtcccacgctcgggcacatctgcctatcttgagcggcgaggaccttatctgtggtctcccactaagggactattttaggaggcggggaacgatctcaagtgactgactcatgtagtgtgcacttaaattacatgtttttgagcaatgcacccatgtcgccttagataacaaaatcctaaatataatttatcgctctcgattcatttacataagatatgaacggagcccaaaattgtaagtctttaaatatattcgtgttcatgtgtgaacattctgccaaagggccagcaaagctgagatgtacattagtatattagttgcatttataacagtagtggactgtatttatttgatatatgttcatttattttgcaactaagatttcaatgggcctagtttttctggcttttaattttattggattacaattatggtttatattatttttaattcaacaatttgtactcaattaacttattttaaacattttgctttttctatgtagaagtacattttctattaaacaacgatatagtggactgtatatttttatttgttatattattttattgtttatttactattgATATTTATAGTACTGGCAACGGACCTGCAAAGGTTATTGCTTGCATTCTTTGTTGCACAGCACATTTCCGTATGagatatattattaatactatcattagtattaaagcaataattaaaccagcatgtccggaaatatgatggaaatgtaaatctttcaatttttgatggttctctttcataaatttaatttcattattcaatCGTTCAAATTCctcagtatgatttaatattgatAGTTTCAGCGGATCCCAAATAATCTTCGGCACTTCACTAACTTCTCCTATATAAGGTGTTGATAATAATTCTTCACTTTCGGACTGAATGTTATGGTGGGCAACTAGAATTTTATCGTCGGTTCTTGCCGTACAATATGGCGCAATGCTTAAAACTCCTTGCTGaggcaaatcaaacaattcaatttgagagccagtacattgcagacggacttttgAATTCGCAGGAACCTTAAACAACCAACTACTTTTCTTTTCTAACTTTTTCGGAGAATTTCTTATCGAAATAACCGCTTTGTGCTTGGAGATGCACGTTCCTGTGGAAGATACTCCACTTATTTCAGTATGAGAccgaaattttttcaattttagaatCTGTGCAGACTCTTCTGAAATAATTGTGCTTTGAGAGCCACTATCAATCAATGCTCTTAATTGTTCAAAGCCTCCATACCTCGACTTTACTTGAATCAAGGCCGTGGCCAACAAGGCTTGACCTGTTGTTCTACACGTATTCACTTTTTCTGGATTATGACCTGCAAAGTGAAGTAACGTGTGGTGAGGTTTACGACAAGTCGAACAAAGCTGCTcgcttatacattttttaccaAACGGATGCCTCAGACATCTTAGGCAAATCCCATTTTTTCTTACCCAGTCAGACCGTTCTGCTggattcattattttaaatttatggcattgaattaaataatgccctggtagtttgcaatatgcacaattgtcactataatttttattcttgttattattaatcattttctttaCAGGTTTTACTTCCTGTGAGAATGATGATA from Drosophila mauritiana strain mau12 chromosome 3L, ASM438214v1, whole genome shotgun sequence carries:
- the LOC117141654 gene encoding uncharacterized protein LOC117141654, producing MYTDGPNTKMRGCCGRELDRAHILDGNLDGGSNSSSVISVQKEIAVRPSPVAAHARVMILWPFYN